DNA from Sorangium aterium:
GGTGGTGGGAGCTGCAGACCGGCACGACGTCGACGAGGACGGATTACTCGTACGACGCCCTGGGAAACGTCAAGGAGGTGTCCGTCGGCGGCGCGCTTCGGGAGGAATACGTCTTCGGGCCGCCTTACAGGCCGAGCGAGGTCCGGATCGGCGGCGCGGTGGCGGACACGCTCTCGTACGACGTTCGCGGCCGCCTGTCCAGCCGAGGTGGGCCACGCGCCCCGATGGGCGTGACGTTCACGGAGTTTGACCTGCCCCGGGTGGTAGCGCACCCGGGCGGGACGACCTCGTTCCGGTACGACGCCGACGGCAACCGTGTGATGAAGGAGGGCCCTTCGGGAACGGTATTGACGCTCGGTCGGCTGTACGAGCGGCGGACGGCGGGAGCGCAGACAACCCACGTCTTCCATGTCTTCGCGGACGGCGAGGAGGTGGCGCAGCACCTCGTTCAACCGGACGGAAGCTCTCATGACCGCTTCGTGCAGAAGGACGCGCTCGGAAGCGTGGGCGTGGTGCTGCGTCCGGATGGCAGCGTGCTCTCGAGGAGCTTCTACGAGCCGTTCGGTGGGCGCATCGACGAGAACGGGGGGCCGATCGCCGGTCTGCCCCTTGGGATCAGCGACGTGCGGACCGCGTTCACGGGGCACGAGCATGATGACGAGCTCGGCTGGATCGATATGCAGGGGCGTGTCTACGATCCGAGCCTTCGTCGGTTCCTCACGTCGGATCCCGTCATCCCGTCGCCGCTGACGGTGCAAGGGTACAATCCCTATGCTTACGTCTTGAATGATCCCCTCAACCTGAGGGATCCGACGGGCTTCCAGCCGTGCGACGGGACGAACTGCACGCCGATCACGCCCGATACGATCGCGCCGCCGCCGGGCGTCATCATCGATGGCGACGGCACTGGCACGAAGGAGGTGGATGTCTTCGAGGACGGTGAGGAGCTCCTGCCCGAAGACGATGGCGCCATCGAGGGCTCCGGCGGCGACGGTGGAGCGGGTCCTGGCGGAGAAGGCGGGGAGGGCGGCCCCTCGTCGGAGTGGGACAGAGGAACAGAATCTGGGTTCAGCATCGGTCCGATGACGGCGGCGGACATGCGTGAGCTCACGCACGTCTGCCTCGATGCTTGTGGCTTCGCGCCGCCGCCAGTCGGCCCGGTGTGCGACGTCGCCAATGCCTGCATCTATGCCGGGGAGGGCGACGCGGTGAACGCGACGATGAGCCTCGGGGCCGCCGTGCCTGGAGTCGGCGATGCCAGCAAGCTTTATTCCAGCGTGAAGCGTGCGGGACAGCTTGGGAAGGCTGGCAGGATGGCGGAGGCAACTCAGGCCGCAAGGAGGGCACCACAGCTGGTGTCAGGAGTCCGCGGATTCGCATCTGAGGCGCATCTGGAGCGCCATTTTGCGAAGCATGCCTCGGAGTGGGGGGCGGGCAACATGACGAAGATGGGCTACGCGAAGCGGGCAGAGACTCTGCTTCGTTCACCAGTCGGAGGTGACGTCCAAGGCTTTACCTCAAAGCAGGGCTGGACATTCAGATACAACTCCCAGACGAACGAATTCGCCACGATGAAGCCGGACGGGACGATTGAGACCCTTTTCCGCCCTCGCGATGGGGCGAGCTATTGGGCCGACCAGGTTGAGAGGTATGGACCATGACGCAATCTGAGCTTTACGAGTGCCCTTGCTGCGGCCAACGCACTCTCGACGGACGAGGGCATTACGACATCTGCGCAACGTGCAATTGGGAAGACGATCCGCTCCAGGAGGAGAAGCCTTATTACGAAGGCGGAGCAAATCGGGTTAGCCTCAATACGGCACGCCGCAACTTTGCGCTGCATGGGACGAGCGATCCTGGGCAGTACGGCCCGGGTCAGTCCCGCCCTCGTTGAAGCCCCTCCACATCAGGCGTCTTCCTCGCCGTGAAGGCCGCGCTCCGCCTCCGGGGCTCGACGATTGGGCGTGTCGTACTCGGAATTCATCGAGGATCTTGGCGGTTCGGACTTCTTCGGCACCCCGTACGTAAGGGTTATCGAGACCGCGTTCTGACAGGAGGCTACTGTGCCATTTTCGCCCAATGACCCCTGGCTGCTCGCGTTTCTGAAGCGCGTGAGCGTGCGTTCGGGGATGTTCCTCG
Protein-coding regions in this window:
- a CDS encoding RHS repeat-associated core domain-containing protein — encoded protein: MVTLADSMSTRTFGRDALGRVETIVDDDGETELVWDTAPHGIGRLASSTSPDGVQKSFAYDEHGRPEATTWTIDGHAYVIQQTYDALGRVDLLEYPSVEGATGFQVKHRYNAHGYLHEVVRRLVAGNGTISSAVFLPIWRMNSRNSDDQPLSVQLGATVETTYSYEPLTGRLDRVQTPGAYDLDYDYYLDGRVKRRYDRQSNRDETFGYDAREQLRWWELQTGTTSTRTDYSYDALGNVKEVSVGGALREEYVFGPPYRPSEVRIGGAVADTLSYDVRGRLSSRGGPRAPMGVTFTEFDLPRVVAHPGGTTSFRYDADGNRVMKEGPSGTVLTLGRLYERRTAGAQTTHVFHVFADGEEVAQHLVQPDGSSHDRFVQKDALGSVGVVLRPDGSVLSRSFYEPFGGRIDENGGPIAGLPLGISDVRTAFTGHEHDDELGWIDMQGRVYDPSLRRFLTSDPVIPSPLTVQGYNPYAYVLNDPLNLRDPTGFQPCDGTNCTPITPDTIAPPPGVIIDGDGTGTKEVDVFEDGEELLPEDDGAIEGSGGDGGAGPGGEGGEGGPSSEWDRGTESGFSIGPMTAADMRELTHVCLDACGFAPPPVGPVCDVANACIYAGEGDAVNATMSLGAAVPGVGDASKLYSSVKRAGQLGKAGRMAEATQAARRAPQLVSGVRGFASEAHLERHFAKHASEWGAGNMTKMGYAKRAETLLRSPVGGDVQGFTSKQGWTFRYNSQTNEFATMKPDGTIETLFRPRDGASYWADQVERYGP
- a CDS encoding CPCC family cysteine-rich protein, which gives rise to MTQSELYECPCCGQRTLDGRGHYDICATCNWEDDPLQEEKPYYEGGANRVSLNTARRNFALHGTSDPGQYGPGQSRPR